A region from the Motacilla alba alba isolate MOTALB_02 unplaced genomic scaffold, Motacilla_alba_V1.0_pri HiC_scaffold_39, whole genome shotgun sequence genome encodes:
- the LOC119696811 gene encoding NK1 transcription factor-related protein 2-like, with the protein MPECPDRGAKAAPIHHKISFSILDILDPQKFSRRREPASGSWGSAPRSGEREKSLGRVEVGKDAAAPGSGRNKLEAHDAHAPAESGAEDAGQERDEEDPSGDGTGTASPPGPEEPGSPRSGRRRRAEPGCGKPRRARTAFTYEQLVALENKFRATRYLSVCERLSLALSLSLTETQVKIWFQNRRTKWKKQHPGADGAAPAASPAAAAASGGSPSPPGPAALPFQTFPSYAAAANVLVPPAAPFPLGAGPFAPFLGPAYLGPFYAPHL; encoded by the exons ATGCCGGAATGCCCGGACCGCGGGGCCAAGGCGGCCCCCATCCATCATAAAATCTCCTTCTCCATCTTAGACATCCTGGACCCCCAGAAATTCAGCAGAAGACGCGAACCGGCCtcggggagctggggcagcgcCCCCCGCTCGGGCGAGCGGGAGAAAAGTTTGGGAAGAGTTGAAGTAGGAAAGGACGCTGCTGCTCCCGGCAGCGGGAGGAATAAACTAGAGGCACATG ATGCGCACGCCCCGGCGGAGAGCGGCGCCGAGGACGCGGGGCAAGAGCGCGACGAGGAGGACCCGAGCGGGGACGGGACCGGGACAGCGAGCCCGCCCGGGCCGGAGGAGCCGGGCTCGCCGCGGagcggccggcggcggcgggcagagccgggctgcGGGAAGCCGCGGCGGGCGCGCACCGCCTTCACCTACGAGCAGCTGGTGGCCCTGGAGAACAAGTTCCGAGCCACGCGGTACCTGTCGGTCTGCGAGCGCCTCAGCCTGGCGCTGTCCCTCAGCCTCACCGAGACTCAGGTGAAGATCTGGTTCCAGAACCGCCGCACCAAGTGGAAGAAGCAACACCCGGGCGCCGACGGGGCGGCCCCCGCAGCAtcccccgcggcggcggcggcgagcggcggcagccccagcccgccgggccccgccgctcTGCCCTTCCAGACTTTCCCTTCCTACGCCGCCGCTGCCAACGTGCTGGTGCCGCCGGCCGCCCCCTTCCCGCTGGGCGCCGGCCCCTTCGCACCCTTCCTGGGCCCCGCGTACCTCGGCCCCTTCTACGCCCCGCACCTCTGa